A genomic window from Fusarium oxysporum Fo47 chromosome VIII, complete sequence includes:
- a CDS encoding C-type lectin protein — protein MPSITASSATPQRVKPTTAKPSSTLPSIIDIRGEHVEINLKDQIASMFNPDEGPRKLPTLLLYNEKGLQIFEDITYLDEYYLTNYEIEILKKSSAEIASQIPEGSMVIELGSGNLRKVCLLLQAFEELKKPIQYFALDLSLKELERTLAQVPEFKYVSCHGLHGTYDDGREWLKHPSLTSRSKCIIHLGSSIGNFTRDGAADFLGGFAEVLTPSDSMIVAVDSCSNPAQVYHAYNDSKGVTHQFVLNGLQNANEILGEEAFNTDEWRVIGEYVYDVEGGRHQAFLSPTRPTDALGSRVLPHERIEIEQSLKYSEAEKDKLWKLAGLTEMGRWSRGDEYGLHFLQKSSMPFSRIPSLYAAEPLPTVQDWKALWKAWDVVTKDMMPDEELQEKPIKLRNACIFYLGHIPTFLDIQLTKTTGNAPTEPATYYSIFERGIDPDVDNPEHCHTHSEIPDEWPLVQEIMIYQDRVRSRLQNLYKNGQDKISRDIGRAIWVGFEHELMHIETLLYMMLQSDRTLPPPHTVQPDFAKLAQQAHEARVPNQWFDVPEQTITLGMDDPEDGTDNSRHFGWDNEKPERQTKVHAFRAQGRAITNEEYAQYLYNSKIEHIPASWSSVTNAYTNGATNGSHANGNSNGYSNGNGHHASQVPDSFIQDKFVKTVYGLVPLKYALDWPVFASYDELAGCAAWMGGRIPTFEEAKSIYAHVNKQKRAEAERTLSKTVPAVNGHLVNDGVEETPPSNSSALVKDSSSELFFDLTGANVGFRHWHPIPVTSRGNKLAGQSEMGGVWEWTSSSLERHEGFEPMSLYPLYTTDFFDGKHNVVLGGSWATHPRIAGRASFVNWYQRNYPYAWVGARLVRDV, from the exons ATGCCTTCCATCACAGCGTCTTCAGCTACTCCTCAAAGGGTAAAGCCGACGACCGCCAAGCCATCGTCAACTTTGCCCAGTATTATTGATATTCGTGGTGAACATGTCGAAATCAACCTGAAAGACCAAATTGCTTCTATGTTTAACCCTGACGAGGGCCCAAGGAAGCTTCCAACCCTTCTTCTATATAACGAGAAAGGGCTACAGATATTCGAGGAC ATCACGTATCTGGATGAGTATTACTTGACAAACTATGAAATTGAGATCCTGAAGAAGTCCTCTGCGGAGATCGCCAGTCAGATCCCAGAGGGTTCGATGGTGATTGAGCTGGGAAGCGG AAACCTTCGCAAGGTCTGTCTCCTTCTACAGGCATTCGAGGAACTTAAAAAGCCCATCCAGTATTTTGCTCTTGACTTATCTCTCAAAGAGCTTGAACGGACTCTGGCTCAAGTTCCTGAGTTCAAGTATGTCTCATGCCATGGTCTTCATGGTACATACGATGATGGGAGGGAATGGCTCAAGCATCCTTCTCTCACGAGCCGCTCAAAGTGCATTATCCACCTCGGCTCCAGTATTG GCAACTTCACCCGAGACGGCGCAGCTGATTTCTTGGGAGGGTTTGCAGAAGTACTCACACCATCTGATTCCATGATCGTTGCTGTAGACTCTTGCAGCAACCCGGCACAGGTCTA CCATGCATACAACG ACTCCAAGGGGGTAACCCATCA ATTCGTTCTGAATGGTCTCCAAAATGCCAATGAGATCCTTGGTGAAGAGGCCTTCAACACGGATGAGTGGAGGGTCATCGGTGAGTATGTCTATGACGTTGAAGGTGGAAGACATCAGGCCTTCCTCTCTCCCACCCGGCCAACGGATGCTCTCGGATCGAGAGTTTTGCCTCATGAGCGCATAGAGATCGAGCAAAGCCTCAAATATTCCGAAGCAGAGAAGGACAAGCTCTGGAAACTTGCAGGCTTGACCGAGATGGGTCGATGGAGCCGGGGAGACGAGTACG GTCTTCATTTTCTGCAAAAGTCCAGTATGCCGTTCAGCCGGATCCCTTCTCTCTACGCCGCAGAGCCACTGCCAACAGTCCAAGACTGGAAAGCACTTTGGAAAGCATGGGATGTAGTAACCAAGGATATGATGCCAGATGAAGAGCTCCAGGAGAAGCCAATCAAGCTACGAAATGCATGCATTTTCTACCTTGGTCATATTCCGACCTTCCTCGATATCCAGTTGACCAAAACGACTGGAAATGCCCCAACTGAACCTGCAACCTACTACTCCATCTTTGAGCGAGGTATTGACCCTGATGTGGATAATCCAGAGCATTGCCATACTCACTCTGAAATTCCTGATGAATGGCCGTTGGTTCAAGAGATCATGATCTACCAAGACAGGGTCAGATCTCGTCTTCAGAACCTGTACAAAAATGGCCAAGACAAGATTTCTCGAGACATTGGTCGAGCTATATGGGTTGGCTTCGAGCATGAGTTGATGCATATCGAGACCCTGCTCTATATGATGCTCCAGAGTGACAGAACGCTTCCACCTCCGCATACCGTACAGCCTGATTTTGCAAAACTGGCTCAGCAAGCACATGAGGCTAGGGTTCCTAACCAATGGTTTGATGTACCTGAGCAAACCATCACTCTGGGAATGGATGATCCCGAGGATGGTACTGATAATTCGCGCCATTTTGGCTG GGATAATGAGAAGCCTGAGCGACAGACAAAAGTCCATGCCTTCCGAGCTCAGGGCAGAGCTATCACCAATGAAGAG TATGCCCAGTATTTGTACAACTCCAAGATCGAGCATATCCCAGCCTCATGGTCTTCCGTTACAAACGCTTACACAAACGGCGCCACTAACGGCAGTCATGCCAATGGAAACTCGAATGGTTACTCTAATGGAAATGGCCACCACGCAAGCCAGGTCCCGGATTCATTCATTCAGGATAAGTTTGTCAAAACGGTATATGGTCTGGTTCCTCTCAAGTACGCTCTTGACTGGCCTGTCTTTGCTTCTTACGACGAGCTCGCTGGTTGTGCAGCATGGATGGGCGGCCGTATTCCAACTTTTGAAGAAGCTAAGAGCATCTATGCGCATGTTAACAAGCAGAAGAGAGCCGAGGCCGAGCGCACCTTATCAAAGACGGTCCCTGCAGTCAATGG TCACCTTGTCAACGACGGCGTCGAAGAGACCCCGCCATCCAACTCCTCCGCTTTGGTCAAGGATAGCTCTTCCGAGCTATTCTTTGATCTTACGGGAGCCAACGTTGGTTTCCGTCACTGGCATCCTATACCAGTTACTTCCCGAGGCAACAAGCTTGCGGGCCAGTCGGAGATGGGCGGCGTCTGGGAATGGACGAGCTCATCACTTGAGCGACATGAGGGTTTTGAGCCCATGTCGCTCTATCCTCTCTACACGACTGATTTCTTCGATGGCAAGCATAACGTCGTCTTGGGTGGTTCGTGGGCCACACATCCACGCATTGCAGGACGAGCTAGTTTCGTCAACTGGTACCAGAGGAACTATCCCTACGCATGGGTGGGAGCTAGATTGGTCCGAGATGTTTAG
- a CDS encoding fungal-specific transcription factor domain-containing protein: MAQISDLPPPKPIQDRSLGPLRTVMVTLTVERIQSFLMLGLFEWSQENAPSAWMYLGIAIRMAKLMRLEQDDRRMAILENQASDTKRFEKRSPEISIIRETRRRTMYSCFILDRLMSFGSERPLSIAVESMLIQLPCSEMAYDLSLEVYTGLLQPYGASSQPQINDDSTLSRFINLVEIWGEISRYSSMGGRLQETHPPWDPRSTFYKLQEKTNAFNEDLPGTFTLSRQNYYRHDNHQATSTYVSLHMLASVCQIVLNREYLPFLPLRSRGPQGPPIGNQTVLNFAPDRFWEESAEDVFQASRNITDLVGLCKEKLPLSSLSIFSIWLAGFMSVYAHHFPQIDTSHRLRSEQAESPHTGENLSMLEQGQAGTVCQALRRAATYLPSAQRYLDNLEAVDRCFTQAKNSTHGSLSLRLGEVGHGSELNQTGSQDKQRRGVYDMHRTSRSPMSASPKTRNSHRPMLEEPPKPTSSTSKSQLSLLGIDEGPLAMDTPKLFVDNIETLESQRMSWVLNDLEAFSGAGSLRVAFLG; encoded by the exons ATGGCACAAATATCCGATCTTCCGCCTCCAAAACCAATTCAGGACCGTT CTCTGGGCCCGCTAAGGACAGTCATGGTTACTCTCACGGTTGAAAGAATACAGTCTTTCCTGATGCTTGGATTATTCGAATGGAGTCAAGAGAATGCCCCGAGTGCTTGGATGTATCTTGGGATAGCCATTCGCATGGCCAAGCTGATGAGGCTAGAGCAAGATGACCGGCGAATGGCTATACTGGAAAACCAGGCATCCGACACAAAACGATTCGAGAAGAGGTCGCCAGAGATTTCGATAATAAGAGAGACACGTCGACGGACAATGTATAGCTGTTTCATTCTTGATCGTCTGATGAGCTTCGGGAGCGAGCGACCGCTAAGCATTGCAGTCGAGAGCATGTTGATCCAGTTGCCATGCTCTGAAATGGCTTATGACCTGTCTCTTGAAGTCTACACTGGACTATTACAACCATACGGAGCATCGAGCCAGCCTCAGATCAACGATGATAGCACGTTGAGCCGATTTATCAATTTGGTCGAAATATGGGGCGAGATTTCGAGGTACAGTTCGATGGGTGGCCGGTTACAAGAAACGCATCCCCCGTGGGACCCCAGGTCGACTTTCTACAAGTTACAAGAGAAGACAAATGCGTTCAACGAAGATCTACCTGGCACTTTCACATTATCTCGGCAGAACTACTACCGACATGATAACCACCAGGCTACCAGCACCTATGTGTCTCTACATATGCTGGCTTCAGTTTGTCAAATTGTTCTCAACCGGGAATATCTCCCGTTTCTCCCCCTGCGATCCCGCGGGCCTCAGGGACCTCCCATAGGCAACCAAACTGTACTCAACTTTGCACCAGATCGATTCTGGGAAGAGAGCGCAGAAGATGTTTTCCAAGCATCCCGTAACATCACCGACCTGGTTGGTCTCTGCAAGGAGAAGCTGCCTCTGTCCTCGCTGTCGATATTCTCTATCTGGCTCGCTGGGTTCATGTCTGTCTATGCTCACCATTTTCCGCAGATTGATACGAGCCATCGATTGAGGAGTGAACAGGCTGAGAGTCCCCATACGGGAGAGAATTTGAGTATGCTTGAACAGGGACAGGCTGGGACAGTTTGTCAGGCATTGCGAAGAGCCGCAACTTACTTGCCCAGCGCTCAAAGATACCTGGATAATCTTGAGGCGGTAGACCGGTGTTTTACACAAGCAAAGAACTCGACGCATGGATCACTAAGTCTTAGGCTTGGCGAAGTTGGCCACGGTAGCGAACTCAACCAGACAGGATCGCAAGATAAACAACGACGAGGAGTATATGATATGCATCGCACAAGCAGAAGCCCTATGTCAGCGTCTCCGAAAACGAGAAACTCACATCGGCCCATGCTGGAAGAACCCCCCAAACCCACCTCTTCAACGTCAAAGAGTCAACTCTCGCTGCTGGGGATTGATGAAGGACCGCTGGCAATGGATACACCGAAGCTCTTCGTGGACAATATTGAGACCTTGGAGTCGCAACGGATGAGTTGGGTATTGAATGATCTAGAGGCCTTCTCGGGCGCAGGATCATTAAGAGTTGCCTTCCTGGGATAA
- a CDS encoding senescence-associated protein-domain-containing protein yields the protein MSSGHNDPKLLYAVEGINAYHITNGKEQSLTPSGPQTLSLLMVPTSSGFVEPSGSGSDGEEDFYLHLHLPPELDLPLPATTQIYHQPPTSYLIPRWDLGPDSGAFTRIEFPPTNSRPGVQEDVDTFETILAQCTAFLERAAPPQPPRPSEKAQAKAREAAGEQLPAYNPADYNPGEGYVQGSHSSHTGGRIVLIDEEDGSVLGELTDSYQVVEDSKIKPGSKEPVEIALPTDGGQNISVQPVSQPWAEMDMHPAYKKSTIVNSASKASRLIVTTSDVVSRTLQSQADNFTKNTKPLAKPVTFAPTTHAHIRRINNFSNKAATFSATTVGTIGNMAQNLGATVTRRKDGRARGYDKDGNAIDTYKPGVLNKSLMAFNTVVDGIEQAGRNLLTGTSSSVTTVVGHRWGEEAGELSRNLGGGVKNVGLVYIDVTGVSRRAILKSVAKGMVVGKVKGGGEIIVGGTDNKPNFETREGNGQGSHSTYGDNVSVASGYDPNGKKPAKGHY from the exons ATGTCTTCTGGACATAAT GATCCGAAGCTCCTCTACGCTGTAGAGGGCATCAACGCCTATCACATTACCAATGGCAAAGAGCAGTCCCTCACTCCCTCAGGACCTCAGACCCTGTCCCTCCTCATGGTCCCGACCTCATCTGGCTTTGTCGAACCTTCAGGCAGCGGCTCTGATGGCGAGGAGGACTTCTACCTGCACCTTCACCTGCCTCCTGAGCTCGACCTTCCTCTTCCCGCTACGACCCAGATCTACCACCAACCACCTACGAGCTATTTGATTCCTCGCTGGGATCTCGGCCCCGATAGCGGCGCTTTCACCAGGATCGAATTCCCTCCCACCAACTCCAGGCCGGGTGTTCAGGAAGATGTCGATACTTTCGAGACCATCCTCGCCCAGTGCACTGCTTTCCTTGAACGagcagctcctcctcagcctccaaGACCCTCCGAGAAGGCCCAAGCTAAGGCGCGCGAAGCAGCTGGCGAGCAACTCCCCGCTTACAACCCGGCTGACTATAACCCCGGAGAAGGTTATGTCCAGGGCAGCCATAGCTCGCATACTGGAGGCAGGATTGTTCTTatcgatgaggaagacggcaGCGTCCTTGGTGAGTTGACCGATAGCTATCAAGTGGTGGAAGACAGCAAAATCAAACCCGGTTCCAAAG AACCTGTCGAGATTGCTCTTCCTACCGATGGTGGCCAGAACATTTCTGTGCAGCCTGTGTCGCAGCCATGGGCTGAGATGGACATGCACCCTGCCTATAAAAAGTCAACCATTGTGAATAGTGCAAGCAAGGCATCTCGCCTTATCGTCACAACTTCCGATGTTGTCTCTAGAACCCTTCAGAGCCAAGCCGATAACTTCACCAAGAACACAAAGCCTCTCGCCAAGCCTGTGACATTTGCACCTACAACGCATGCGCATATTCGCCGGATCAACAACTTCTCTAACAAAGCAGCCACATTTTCGGCAACCACTGTGGGCACTATCGGCAACATGGCACAGAACCTGGGTGCAACTGTCACTCGTCGCAAAGATGGTAGAGCCAGAGGTTATGACAAGGACGGTAATGCGATCGATACCTACAAACCAGGTGttctgaacaagagcttgatggccttCAATACTGTCGTTGACGGTATTGAGCAAGCCGGTCGCAATCTACTCACCGGCACATCATCCAGCGTGACAACTGTTGTCGGCCACCGCTGGGGTGAGGAGGCTGGTGAGTTGTCGCGCAATCTTGGCGGCGGTGTTAAGAACGTGGGACTTGTCTACATTGATGTGACAGGTGTATCTCGACGTGCCATCCTCAAGAGTGTTGCTAAGGGCATGGTagttggcaaggtcaagggtgGTGGTGAGATCATCGTGGGAGGTACTGATAACAAGCCTAACTTCGAGACAAGAGAGGGCAATGGTCAGGGCTCACACAGCACATATGGTGATAATGTGAGTGTCGCCAGTGGATATGACCCCAATGGCAAGAAGCCTGCCAAGGGACATTACTGA
- a CDS encoding Spc98 family-domain-containing protein: MLHEILLSLSGHPSPLLRTDATQPHALSGVSPAERQLLASAAHLSDVHIKLISYTAQVANSHPSTICRAVATAIDSIHLAAFQRKVLDVEASILQDDPDLVGAYNIVPLTAVIGEFKDWTRRMEWLWEMVQFILAKNKKGETCHGAQLMDRLRLELQSGYRDVQETAMSLVTVAETAWLKQVSAWILYGRLPSFGGDDFFVQKVEESEEEYISRSSLLPAFVTPATASSMLFIGKSLNHIRVKSSVDSGLRGLDHLSSKLQELSSLSFPLKSTSFSRAIIAVRISLSENTLQKLLPLAKVTEMLQLLRDFFLLGRGEFAMQLTHEADEKIRSRWRRADNLAYEKGDGLKNVTVKEGEVAAVLARTWAVLASMQGQHAEEDEQLELARDLLRLNLTKSKATTDFGSGSGLSRDAASLLSESPFRNLLFSVPSLLSIQIPPPLDMVLSPSDIQIYSCINAYLLSMRRAHIRLTDLWKITSLRRQYPTAKGDREHIILLRKRWTSRSSSMRSSWTTASAAIFFLAETEAYLQTEIVAGLWEGFHEWLTANDPKHGQSRAPTPTKLQDESGGADTDEEEYDDLWLGNENDKPTAQDDTPKARDSTPPQDPQTLSTAHRLYLRTLIHRLLLTQPTFTQPLYNLLIHIDHLVAHLHRLHAIYTSIDLETDAGVVDAFVDLESEERDVKRRLHDIESSVRSGIEDVVAALRALESDLIFTAEWEGDTAPATATEEDEDDQRDGRARDTDDAEERGGFTAARVGGINRLLMKLDFGTWFGRADGHDDVEQL; the protein is encoded by the exons ATGCTCCACGAAATCCTACTCTCCCTCTCGGGACATCCCTCCCCCCTCCTACGAACCGATGCGACTCAGCCTCATGCCCTCTCCGGCGTATCACCAGCCGAGCGCCAACTCCTCGCCTCAGCCGCCCACCTCAGCGACGTCcacatcaaactcatcagcTACACGGCCCAAGTAGCGAACTCGCACCCCTCGACCATCTGCCGAGCCGTCGCAACAGCCATAGACTCCATACATCTAGCAGCCTTCCAGCGCAAAGTTCTCGATGTCGAGGCGAGCATATTACAAGATGACCCGGATCTTGTGGGAGCTTATAATATTGTGCCGTTGACGGCGGTGATAGGCGAGTTTAAGGACTGGACTAGGAGGATGGAGTGGCTTTGGGAGATGGTGCAGTTTATACTGGCGAAGAATAAGAAGGGGGAGACATGCCACGGTGCTCAGCTCATGGATCGTCTACGACTTGAGCTGCAGAGTGGGTATAGGGATGTTCAAGAGACAGCTATGAGTCTTGTTACAGTGGCAGAAACAGCATGGCTGAAACAGGTTTCTGCTTGGATATTATACGGAAGACTTCCGAGCTTTGGAGGTGATGATTTCTTCGTCCAGAAGGTCGAAGAATCCGAAGAG GAGTATATATCACGGTCCAGTCTATTGCCAGCATTCGTGACACCAGCTACAGCTTCATCCATGCTCTTCATTGGAAAATCTTTAAATCACATCCGAGTCAAGAGCAGCGTTGACTCAGGCCTTCGTGGCCTAGATCACCTATCATCAAAGCTTCAAGAATTATCCAGCCTCTCCTTCCCACTAAAAAGCACCAGCTTCTCGAGAGCCATCATTGCAGTCCGGATATCTCTATCCGAAAACACGCTTCAAAAACTCCTCCCGCTAGCCAAGGTGACGGAAATGCTACAATTATTGCGAgatttcttcctcctcggtcGTGGTGAATTTGCAATGCAGTTGACCCACGAGGCAGATGAAAAAATACGCAGTCGTTGGAGGCGAGCAGATAACTTGGCTTACGAAAAGGGTGACGGCCTAAAGAACGTGACGGTTAAAGAGGGTGAAGTTGCGGCGGTTCTCGCAAGGACATGGGCTGTTCTAGCATCTATGCAGGGTCAACatgccgaggaagatgaacAACTTGAGCTTGCTCGGGACCTTTTACGACTGAATCTCACCAAGAGTAAGGCGACTACGGATTTTGGCTCAGGTTCAGGTCTCAGCCGTGATGCTGCAAGCCTCTTATCCGAGTCGCCTTTTCGCAACCTCCTTTTCTCTGTCCCGTCTTTGCTGTCCATCCAGATTCCTCCACCACTGGATATGGTACTGTCACCATCAGACATACAGATATACTCTTGTATCAACGCCTATCTACTATCAATGCGCAGAGCGCACATCCGACTTACGGATCTCTGGAAGATTACATCCTTGAGACGTCAATATCCAACCGCAAAAGGTGACCGGGAACACATTATCCTTCTCCGAAAGCGATGGACGTCTCGGTCGTCTTCAATGCGTAGCTCTTGGACAACTGCAAGTGCTGCCATATTCTTCCTAGCAGAAACAGAAGCATATCTCCAGACTGAGATTGTTGCTGGGCTATGGGAGGGCTTCCATGAGTGGCTGACAGCCAATGACCCCAAGCATGGGCAGTCTAGagcaccaacaccaaccaaaTTACAAGATGAATCAGGGGGTGCTGATACAGATGAGGAAGAGTATGATGACTTATGGCTAGGCAATGAAAATGACAAGCCTACAGCTCAAGATGATACTCCCAAAGCACGAGATTCAACGCCTCCCCAAGATCCTCAGACTCTTTCAACAGCTCATCGCCTATACCTTCGTACTCTCATTCATCGTCTGCTTCTCACTCAGCCAACATTTACTCAACCTCTATATaacctcctcatccacaTTGATCACCTCGTCGCCCATCTACATCGTCTTCACGCTATCTATACGTCTATAGACCTCGAGACAGATGCCGGCGTAGTCGATGCCTTTGTCGATCTTGAGTCTGAAGAGCGTGACGTTAAGCGCCGTCTTCACGACATCGAGTCCAGTGTCCGCTCTGGCATCGAAGATGTCGTCGCCGCCCTTCGCGCTCTTGAATCTGACCTCATCTTCACAGCCGAATGGGAGGGCGACACAGCTCCCGCCACTGCGActgaggaagacgaagacgatcAGCGAGACGGCAGAGCCCGGGACACAGACGATGCAGAGGAACGAGGTGGCTTCACAGCTGCACGGGTTGGTGGCATCAATCGTCTGCTCATGAAGCTCGACTTTGGCACATGGTTCGGCAGAGCAGACGGCCACGATGATGTCGAGCAGCTGTAA